A single region of the Podospora pseudopauciseta strain CBS 411.78 chromosome 1, whole genome shotgun sequence genome encodes:
- the HOG1 gene encoding MAPK protein hog1 (COG:T; EggNog:ENOG503NVMG): MAEFVRAQIFGTTFEITSRYSDLQPVGMGAFGLVCSAKDQLTSANVAIKKIMKPFSTPVLAKRTYRELKLLKHLKHENVISLSDIFISPLEDIYFVTELLGTDLHRLLTSRPLEKQFIQYFLYQIMRGLKYVHSAGVVHRDLKPSNILVNENCDLKICDFGLARIQDPQMTGYVSTRYYRAPEIMLTWQKYDVEVDIWSAGCIFAEMLEGKPLFPGKDHVNQFSIITELLGTPPDDVINTIASENTLRFVKSLPKRERQPLKNKFKNADPAAIDLLEHMLVFDPKKRITATEALSHEYLAPYHDPTDEPVAEEKFDWSFNDADLPVDTWKIMMYSEILDYHNVEAGSVSMEGQFAGQ, translated from the exons ATGGCTGAATTCGTTCGTGCTCAGATTTTTGGGACCACCTTCGAGATTACCTCGAG GTACTCGGATCTCCAACCTGTTGGAATGGGTGCTTTTGGACTTGTTTG CTCCGCCAAAGACCAGCTCACCAGCGCCAATgtcgccatcaagaagatcatGAAGCCCTTCAGCACTCCCGTACTTGCCAAGAGAACATACCGAGAGCTCAAGCTGCTGAAGCACTTGAAGCACGAAAATGTTATCTCCCTCAGTGACATCTTCATCTCTCCACTGGAAGATAT CTACTTCGTCACCGAATTGCTCGGCACCGATCTCCATCGCCTCCTCACCTCTAGACCTCTTGAAAAGCAGTTCATCCAGTACTTTTTGTATCAGATCATGCGCGGACTGAAATACGTGCACTCGGCCGGCGTTGTCCATCGCGATTTGAAGCCAAGCAACATTCTGGTCAACGAAAACTGCGATTTGAAGATTTGCGACTTCGGTCTGGCTCGCATTCAAGACCCCCAGATGACGGGTTACGTTTCGACGAGATATTACCGCGCACCCGAGATCATGCTCACGTGGCAAAAGTATGATGTTGAGGTGGATATTTGGAGTGCCGGTTGCATCTTCGCTGAGATGCTTGAGGGCAAGCCCCTTTTCCCTGGAAAGGACCATGTCAACCAGTTCTCCATCATTACTGAACTCTTGGGCACGCCCCCCGATGATGTTATCAACACTATCGCCAGCGAGAAC ACCCTGAGATTTGTCAAGTCCCTTCCCAAGCGCGAACGACAACCGCTGAAGAACAAATTCAAGAACGCCGATCCTGCTG CCATCGATCTTTTGGAGCACATGCTCGTGTTCGATCCCAAGAAGCGGATAACGGCCACCGAGGCGTTGTCGCACGAATACCTGGCACCATATCACGATCCTACCGATGAGCCAGTTGCCGAGGAGAAGTTCGACTGGAGCTTCAACGACGCTGATTTGCCAGTTGACACGTGGAAGATAATGAT GTACTCGGAAATTCTGGACTATCACAACGTCGAGGCCGGCAGTGTTTCCATGGAGGGTCAATTCGCGGGTCAATGA
- a CDS encoding hypothetical protein (COG:S; BUSCO:EOG09262V8E; EggNog:ENOG503NXYQ): MSSSVPPTPTTAASARPHFTPLVCIVDFHHARGPEVEKWFGAEPEGFDPAVEYDWGLLPFMALSDGAHALTEDFSYFTLLKPAEDGGAGTSLFGISCTRQMDASLLLNRPAEVTRSTVQKAVVVIADSPQYFGMLRERLSVVTKAWFAQREFTDVEILKRFQESLADEKERGMMNEDEDRDQYLGLSLRELVREFKWQTLVLLKCCLLQPKFSLVSLIPGLLRNLQDSAGPELNNYEQNLQQPTSLRTSDRNSLLAYMGLPLQIFPKGSLFGPYTPLQQLDILADFGTKSYIVGSTNSLLLQQKDRYSDILINLDEGTINITSTSLKAALQLSTPDRRWIDFITQNVNDTWDEANPSRPKTMGYVGSEEFIRVQFEEYLLSLISSVKYHNHLAKHSNNPRMLLPYIEGDPSTDFGSDFVEAWSKTENYRIWNLHTDSHLFDIVEPKHPCAGGLTIEDVQRRITQQVQDMHWDEKLAQGKEALGRNLAAGKEKASNIFNKLYADMEAIREAQRKKAEEARIEQEKAASQQQAENRGGSPDSTASKTTQNSQAAAQSVGSKAGAFVNSWATWAGEKRRKAWGGGGSTPPTPTTASPPESSNGGGGGWTSGWVKNKNRQSQMSTRSATSVDGMLEKETKTEARSPTHSRLPEEKQPLAAAGNRGSVAGSSISGESLFDSPVATRQSRPLSQESVILEDQEPGGIDGVVSSSVSEEKKSGPMNGNGPLVVKVAKDEGSDDEGIQEAQKTPLPSRVAADEAAKAQSAWER; this comes from the exons ATGTCGTCCTCTGTCCCTCCCACACCCACCACAGCTGCGAGCGCTAGACCGCATTTCACACCCTTAGTCTGCATAGTCGATTTCCACCATGCTCGCGGCCCCGAAGTCGAAAAATGGTTCGGCGCAGAGCCAGAAGGATTCGACCCGGCTGTGGAATATGATTGGGGGTTGCTGCCTTTTATGGCCCTCAGCGACGGCGCGCATGCTCTGACCGAGGATTTCTCCTACTTTACGTTGCTGAAGCCTGCGGAAGATGGGGGGGCGGGTACCTCGCTGTTTGGGATTTCATGCACTCGCCAGATGGACGCTTCTCTGTTGCTCAACAGACCGGCCGAGGTGACGAGATCGACGGTGCAAAAAGCCGTGGTCGTGATTGCAGACAGCCCACAGTACTTTGGCATGCTTAGGGAGAGGCTGAGCGTGGTCACCAAGGCGTGGTTTGCGCAGCGGGAGTTTACAGATGTGGAGATTCTGAAAAGGTTCCAGGAGAGCTTGGCTGATGAGAAGGAAAGGGGAATGATgaacgaggatgaggacagAGACCAATATCTTGGACTGAGTCTGAGGGAGCTTGTCAGGGAGTTTAAATGGCAGACATTGGTGCTGTTGAAGTGCTGTTTGTTGCAGCCAAAG TTTTCACTGGTATCATTGATTCCAGGATTGCTGCGCAACCTGCAGGACTCTGCGGGACCAGAATTGAACAACTACGAGCAGAATCTCCAGCAGCCAACAAGCCTGAGGACTAGCGACCGGAATTCCCTGCTGGCATATATGGGGCTGCCTCTGCAGATTTTCCCAAAG GGCAGCTTGTTTGGACCATACACCCCCTTGCAACAGCTCGACATTCTGGCAGACTTTGGAACGAAATCGTATATAGTGGGCAGTACGAATTCGTTACTTTTACAGCAGAAAGATCGGTATAGCGACATTCTCATTAACCTCGACGAGGgcaccatcaacatcacgTCCACTTCGTTGAAGGCAGCTCTTCAGCTCTCCACCCCAGACCGCCGCTGGATTGACTTTATAACCCAAAACGTCAATGATACCTGGGACGAGGCAAACCCCAGCCGTCCGAAAACTATGGGTTATGTTGGCAGCGAGGAATTCATCCGCGTCCAGTTCGAGGAGTACTTACTGTCTTTGATATCGTCTGTCAAGTATCACAACCACCTCGCAAAGCATTCCAACAACCCCCGGATGTTGCTCCCTTATATTGAAGGCGATCCTTCCACCGACTTCGGCTCTGATTTCGTCGAAGCGTGGTCAAAGACGGAGAACTACCGAATTTGGAATTTGCACACTGATTCACATCTGTTTGATATTGTCGAACCAAAACATCCCTGCGCTGGAGGCTTGACCATCGAGGACGTTCAGAGGAGGATAACGCAGCAGGTACAAGATATGCATTGGGATGAGAAACTCGCGCAGGGGAAGGAGGCCCTAGGACGGAACTTGGCGGCTggaaaggagaaggccaGCAACATCTTTAATAAATTGTATGCGGACATGGAGGCAATCAGGGAAGCCCAGCgaaagaaggccgaggaagCCAGAATTGAGCAAGAGAAGGCAGCTTCTCAGCAGCAAGCCGAAAACAGAGGGGGTTCTCCTGACTCGACAGCTTCCAAAACAACACAGAACTCACAGGCTGCTGCGCAATCAGTAGGCAGCAAAGCGGGCGCGTTTGTCAACAGCTGGGCTACTTGGGCAGGGGAGAAGAGGCGGAAGGCttggggcggcggcggttcAACACCTCCTACCCCCACCACTGCCAGTCCTCCCGAGAGTAgcaacggcggcggaggcggctgGACCTCGGGCTGGgtgaagaacaagaacaggCAATCACAGATGAGCACAAGGAGTGCGACCTCTGTCGACGGTATGCTTGAGAAGGAGACCAAGACTGAAGCGAGAAGCCCCACGCATAGTCGACTAccggaggagaagcagcCGCTGGCTGCGGCCGGGAATAGAGGTTCGGTGGCCGGCTCGTCTATCAGCGGGGAGAGCTTGTTTGACTCACCTGTCGCAACCCGACAATCCAGACCGTTATCGCAGGAGAGCGTAATTCTGGAAGATCAGGAACCAGGAGGGATCGATGGTGTTGTGTCATCGTCAGTCtccgaggagaagaagtcaGGACCTATGAACGGAAATGGACCACTAGTGGTCAAGGTTGCCAAAGACGAGGgtagtgatgatgaggggatCCAGGAA